In Rhizobium sp. WSM4643, the following are encoded in one genomic region:
- a CDS encoding L,D-transpeptidase family protein yields MSSMKTVLPMSLLALALSVGGASAREFRPEEINTASIASIGTEKPAPGDPDPAIVRLQVLLDRAGSSPGVIDGHYGENVNKAVAGFEAMNNLPVDGRLDPEVVSRLEGNAPIVAPIVESHVVSADDAADLVGNIPEDYGEKAKMQSLGYTSVAEKLSERFHMGIDLVHALNPASQFAPGDTVWVVEPGPPRQGKVKRIEADRKTGQVLAYAADGSLLAVYPATIGSQDNPAPSGKHKVKGVARMPVYRYDPKRNFKQGKNDKVLTIPKGPNGPVGTVWIDLTEPTYGIHGTPEPKLIDKVGSHGCVRLTNWDAEELAGMVKPGVFVDFVTGSPAAPK; encoded by the coding sequence TTGTCGTCCATGAAAACAGTCCTGCCGATGTCGCTGCTCGCTCTGGCCCTTTCCGTTGGCGGCGCCTCCGCGCGGGAATTCCGGCCTGAAGAAATCAACACCGCGTCGATCGCCTCCATTGGGACTGAGAAGCCTGCGCCGGGAGATCCAGACCCGGCGATCGTCCGCCTTCAGGTCCTGCTCGACCGTGCGGGCTCGTCTCCCGGCGTGATCGATGGCCACTACGGGGAGAACGTCAACAAGGCCGTGGCCGGCTTCGAGGCAATGAACAATCTGCCTGTGGATGGGAGGCTGGATCCGGAAGTCGTCTCCCGCCTGGAAGGCAATGCCCCGATCGTTGCCCCGATCGTTGAAAGCCATGTGGTCTCGGCGGATGATGCCGCGGATCTCGTTGGTAATATCCCCGAAGATTATGGCGAGAAGGCAAAGATGCAGAGCTTGGGATATACGAGCGTTGCCGAGAAGTTATCCGAGCGGTTTCACATGGGGATCGATCTCGTGCATGCGCTTAACCCAGCTTCGCAGTTTGCTCCTGGCGATACGGTGTGGGTCGTGGAACCCGGCCCTCCAAGGCAAGGAAAGGTCAAGAGGATCGAGGCTGACAGGAAGACGGGACAGGTTCTCGCCTATGCCGCGGATGGATCGCTGCTTGCAGTCTATCCTGCAACGATCGGAAGCCAAGACAATCCGGCGCCGTCAGGCAAGCACAAGGTCAAGGGCGTGGCCCGGATGCCGGTCTACAGATATGACCCGAAGCGCAACTTCAAGCAGGGAAAGAACGACAAGGTCCTGACAATTCCAAAGGGACCAAATGGTCCGGTCGGCACGGTCTGGATCGACCTGACCGAGCCGACTTATGGAATCCATGGGACGCCGGAGCCGAAGCTCATCGATAAGGTAGGATCGCATGGCTGTGTGCGGCTGACGAACTGGGATGCCGAAGAGTTGGCTGGCATGGTCAAGCCAGGGGTCTTCGTGGACTTCGTCACAGGCAGCCCCGCCGCCCCGAAGTGA
- a CDS encoding response regulator transcription factor translates to MYTGNAHATTRRAQKLSPEDAIVVILSDDDTISSALNANICLQGWRPHLYKSRTEFLTCPEADVLGCVVLDARLPDLTASDLTHLICSHAIRCPVIVLTGHGGQAMTVNATKFHVSFIPQPFDLNALMEKIHAAIQATMEIGRLEGNYRTLTPREREVMKFVAEGLLNKQVAFKLKISEITVKAHRGQVMRKMNARTLPHLVNMAAKLDIGVGSLH, encoded by the coding sequence ATGTACACTGGCAACGCGCATGCAACAACGCGCAGAGCGCAGAAACTCTCACCAGAAGACGCAATAGTCGTCATCTTGAGTGACGACGATACTATTTCCTCGGCGTTGAACGCAAACATCTGCTTACAGGGTTGGCGGCCGCACCTTTATAAATCCAGAACGGAATTTCTGACATGCCCCGAGGCGGATGTTCTCGGTTGCGTTGTTCTTGATGCGAGACTCCCCGATCTGACCGCGTCTGATCTGACACATCTGATATGTTCGCATGCAATCCGTTGCCCGGTGATCGTCCTCACCGGCCATGGCGGGCAAGCGATGACCGTGAACGCAACGAAATTTCATGTCAGCTTCATACCCCAGCCCTTCGACTTAAACGCTCTGATGGAGAAGATCCACGCGGCCATTCAGGCCACGATGGAGATAGGTCGCCTGGAGGGAAACTACCGGACGCTCACGCCGCGGGAACGAGAAGTCATGAAGTTCGTGGCAGAAGGGCTCCTGAACAAGCAGGTGGCGTTCAAACTGAAGATTAGCGAGATCACAGTGAAGGCTCATCGCGGTCAGGTCATGAGGAAGATGAACGCCCGAACGTTGCCGCATCTGGTGAATATGGCAGCGAAGCTCGATATCGGTGTGGGATCCCTGCATTAG
- a CDS encoding ATP-binding protein, with protein MGQIELGLFEFCGWELDLAKRELRAMGAPVPIGSRAFEILETLVVSEGDIVSKDDLMKRVWPGLIVEDNTIQVHISAIRKALGKDRNLLKTISGRGYRILGEWTCHRKPAHAPMPTPAIQPRSTENSFFTNIPASTSDLVGRETTITQVLNLTSAYRVVTLTGPGGIGKTVLASEIARRLLPSLDGNAFFVELVSLSDPGLVPTTLAQALDLHLQGDDISAELVARAIGTKKMLLVIDNCEHVIDAAAAMVEAIVRACQNVSVLATSRELLRIEGEFAYRVPPLEVPASEDLGNALEHSAVQLFIARTRALLWDFSPSQERLSAIASICRHLDGIPLAIEFAAARAATLGLQQIAGRLDDRFVLLTGGRRTALPRHQTLRAALDWSYELLPEAERQLLCNLAIFPAGFTLDAAVAVSGETEAETALAISNLVSKSLVTFEGAETGPRWRLLETVRVYAREKLGVRDHYQRAMRRLAKYFLSFFQPFSEESHLQAAIEDIARYRREIDNLRAALRWALSPDGDGILGARLAATTSDFWTAMSLVSEAGDWAEIALEQIGEESGSRTEMVLRCALGFALIYTRGMSHRGRDVLTGALSLAKAFDDFDYQQRVTCALWLFSARSMELEDALVFAREYEHVVKGRDIQSRATAAWLVGIPQTYQAEHQEAGERLDWAARHFPFDNRRKDMLRLGADVRTSAMAHNTVNLISRGQLDAAVRTAEESIREARETRQPFVACVALAWSAAFVSLSLDEVHRAKEYGEELLDHALQHGLRPFHAVGLCVKGSLAARSGDPMNGIDALRSGIGEMREAAYLLFYPFFLCELASALQAAGRFNEALQEIGNALHFSEQKGYRWMVPEILRKKGEILATQDISNASDVQSLYQQAMHQASAQGGIYWQISAGTSLVEFLDRNGGGGSARNILLPIYQQFTEGFSSIKLLRAKMLIEGLG; from the coding sequence TTGGGACAGATCGAGCTAGGCCTTTTCGAGTTCTGCGGTTGGGAGCTTGACCTCGCGAAGCGAGAGCTGCGTGCCATGGGAGCGCCAGTACCCATTGGCAGTCGGGCCTTCGAAATCCTGGAAACACTTGTGGTTTCGGAAGGCGATATTGTATCCAAAGACGACCTTATGAAGCGTGTCTGGCCCGGACTCATCGTCGAAGACAATACGATTCAAGTTCACATATCGGCAATTCGCAAGGCGCTCGGAAAAGATAGGAATTTGCTGAAGACCATTTCTGGTCGAGGCTATCGTATCCTTGGCGAGTGGACGTGCCATCGTAAACCGGCACACGCGCCGATGCCGACGCCCGCTATCCAACCGCGGTCGACTGAGAATTCGTTCTTTACGAATATTCCGGCCTCGACGTCTGATCTGGTAGGCCGCGAGACGACGATTACCCAAGTCCTGAACCTGACTTCTGCCTACCGAGTTGTGACGCTGACCGGCCCCGGCGGTATCGGAAAGACCGTACTTGCATCGGAAATCGCCCGTCGTTTGCTGCCATCGCTGGACGGCAACGCCTTCTTCGTCGAACTTGTGTCCCTGTCGGATCCGGGCCTCGTTCCCACAACGCTGGCTCAAGCCCTCGATTTGCATCTTCAGGGAGACGACATTTCCGCAGAGCTGGTGGCCCGCGCCATCGGCACAAAGAAGATGTTGTTGGTGATCGACAATTGCGAACACGTCATCGACGCCGCCGCCGCTATGGTCGAGGCGATCGTGCGTGCTTGCCAGAACGTATCGGTGCTCGCGACAAGCCGAGAGCTTCTCCGTATCGAGGGCGAATTCGCTTATCGCGTGCCCCCGCTCGAGGTTCCGGCGAGCGAGGATCTCGGCAACGCTCTGGAACATAGTGCGGTCCAGCTCTTCATTGCTCGCACCCGGGCCTTACTATGGGATTTTTCGCCAAGCCAGGAAAGGCTGTCTGCCATCGCGTCGATATGTCGGCATCTGGATGGAATTCCCCTTGCCATCGAATTTGCCGCAGCTCGCGCTGCGACCTTGGGCCTCCAACAGATCGCTGGTCGGTTGGATGACCGCTTTGTACTTCTCACCGGCGGACGTAGGACCGCTCTGCCTCGCCATCAGACACTCCGCGCGGCGCTGGACTGGAGCTATGAATTGCTGCCGGAAGCCGAACGCCAGCTGCTTTGCAATCTGGCGATCTTCCCGGCCGGCTTTACACTGGATGCCGCCGTGGCGGTGAGTGGGGAAACCGAGGCGGAAACGGCTCTGGCTATTTCTAATCTCGTCTCGAAGTCTCTGGTGACATTCGAAGGAGCGGAAACAGGTCCTCGCTGGCGTCTCCTCGAAACCGTGCGAGTCTACGCGCGCGAAAAGCTCGGGGTCCGCGACCACTACCAACGCGCCATGCGTCGGCTGGCGAAGTACTTTCTGTCGTTCTTTCAGCCGTTTTCAGAGGAAAGCCATCTTCAGGCTGCGATCGAAGATATTGCTCGCTATCGCCGGGAGATCGACAATCTGCGTGCCGCGCTGAGATGGGCTCTCTCGCCCGATGGGGACGGAATTCTGGGCGCAAGGCTCGCCGCCACCACGAGCGACTTCTGGACTGCCATGTCGCTCGTTTCCGAGGCGGGCGACTGGGCGGAAATAGCGCTCGAACAGATCGGCGAGGAGAGCGGAAGCCGCACCGAGATGGTCCTGCGATGCGCTCTCGGATTCGCGCTGATTTACACCCGGGGCATGAGCCATCGCGGCAGGGACGTGCTGACCGGTGCCTTGTCGCTGGCAAAGGCATTCGATGACTTTGATTACCAGCAGCGCGTGACATGCGCACTTTGGCTGTTCTCCGCCCGATCGATGGAATTGGAAGACGCGCTGGTGTTTGCGCGTGAATACGAGCACGTCGTCAAGGGACGAGACATACAGTCCCGGGCTACGGCCGCATGGCTGGTGGGAATCCCTCAAACTTATCAGGCGGAGCACCAGGAAGCTGGCGAACGGCTTGATTGGGCGGCGAGGCATTTCCCCTTCGACAATCGCCGCAAAGATATGCTGAGGCTGGGTGCCGACGTTCGGACGTCCGCCATGGCCCACAACACGGTGAACCTGATCTCACGCGGTCAGCTGGACGCGGCGGTTCGAACGGCTGAGGAGTCGATCCGGGAAGCACGCGAAACAAGGCAGCCATTCGTCGCATGTGTTGCTCTCGCGTGGTCGGCTGCCTTCGTTTCACTAAGCCTTGACGAGGTGCATCGAGCCAAGGAATACGGCGAAGAGTTGCTCGACCACGCGTTGCAGCATGGCCTGCGCCCTTTTCACGCGGTTGGCCTATGCGTGAAGGGAAGTCTGGCGGCTCGATCGGGCGATCCTATGAATGGAATCGACGCGCTTCGATCCGGCATTGGTGAAATGCGTGAAGCCGCCTACCTGCTTTTTTATCCTTTTTTCTTATGCGAGCTGGCGTCTGCGTTGCAGGCAGCCGGTCGTTTCAATGAGGCGCTTCAGGAAATCGGAAATGCTCTGCATTTTTCAGAGCAAAAAGGCTATCGGTGGATGGTGCCCGAGATTTTGAGAAAGAAGGGCGAGATATTAGCCACCCAGGATATCAGCAACGCCTCTGATGTCCAAAGCTTGTACCAACAGGCAATGCACCAGGCCTCTGCGCAAGGCGGAATTTACTGGCAAATTTCAGCAGGAACCAGCCTGGTCGAGTTCCTCGATCGCAATGGTGGAGGTGGATCGGCTCGCAATATCCTCCTTCCGATCTACCAGCAGTTCACGGAAGGATTTTCCAGCATCAAACTGTTACGCGCAAAGATGCTGATCGAAGGTCTAGGCTGA
- a CDS encoding epoxide hydrolase family protein, with amino-acid sequence MSSISSPVTRRTLLATAAAAGALSILPASIALAKAGGEEIRPFTYKATDAQLDDLRRRIEATRFPEREIVDDNTQGVQSATIEKLARYWAKDYDWRKVEARLNTLPQFTTKIDGVDIHFIHVKAKRDGALPIIVTHGWPGSIIEQMKIIEPLTNPTAHGGSASDAFDVVIPSIPGYGFSGKPTERGWDPIRIAHAWIELMKRLGYSKYVAQGGDWGDAVTEQMALIAPPELVGIHVNMPATVPDDIAAALRPGGTKPAGLSGDEEHAYNQLDDFYKHGLGYAIEMANRPQTLVGIADSPVGLAAWMIDHDVRSYELIARVFDGETEGLTQEDILDNVTLYWLTNTAVSSARLYWENKLEFFAVKNVRIPVAVSVFPDEIYAAPRSWTERAYPNLIHYNRLAKGGHFAAWEQTAVFCEELRTAFRSVRS; translated from the coding sequence ATGTCATCCATCTCATCCCCAGTCACTCGCCGCACTCTTTTGGCAACCGCCGCGGCCGCGGGCGCGCTCAGCATCCTTCCAGCCTCGATCGCCCTAGCCAAGGCCGGTGGAGAGGAAATTCGTCCCTTCACATACAAGGCAACCGATGCCCAACTCGACGATCTCCGTCGCCGCATCGAAGCAACGCGCTTTCCGGAGCGCGAGATCGTCGATGACAATACCCAGGGCGTTCAGTCCGCGACCATCGAAAAGCTCGCCAGGTATTGGGCCAAGGACTATGACTGGCGAAAGGTGGAAGCCAGGCTGAACACCCTGCCCCAGTTCACCACCAAGATCGACGGAGTGGACATCCACTTCATCCATGTGAAGGCCAAGCGCGACGGCGCCTTGCCCATCATAGTGACACATGGATGGCCGGGGTCGATCATCGAGCAGATGAAGATCATCGAGCCCCTTACCAATCCGACTGCACACGGCGGCTCGGCGTCGGACGCTTTCGACGTCGTCATCCCTTCAATTCCGGGCTACGGCTTTTCCGGAAAGCCGACCGAAAGGGGCTGGGATCCCATCCGGATCGCGCATGCCTGGATCGAACTCATGAAACGCCTCGGCTACTCGAAATATGTCGCTCAGGGCGGCGACTGGGGCGACGCCGTGACTGAGCAGATGGCACTGATCGCCCCGCCGGAACTGGTCGGCATCCACGTCAATATGCCGGCCACCGTTCCGGACGACATCGCCGCCGCGCTGCGGCCGGGCGGCACCAAGCCTGCAGGACTGTCGGGCGACGAGGAACACGCCTACAACCAGCTCGATGACTTCTACAAGCATGGGCTCGGCTACGCGATCGAAATGGCAAACCGTCCGCAGACCTTGGTCGGGATCGCGGATTCACCCGTTGGCCTTGCCGCGTGGATGATCGATCACGACGTCAGGAGCTACGAGCTGATCGCCCGCGTCTTCGACGGCGAGACGGAAGGCCTGACACAAGAGGATATCCTTGACAACGTCACACTCTACTGGCTCACGAACACGGCCGTCTCGTCGGCACGCCTTTACTGGGAGAACAAGCTTGAATTCTTCGCTGTGAAGAATGTTAGGATTCCGGTTGCGGTCAGCGTATTTCCCGACGAAATCTATGCAGCGCCCCGGAGCTGGACCGAGCGGGCCTACCCGAACCTGATACACTACAACAGGCTCGCGAAGGGCGGGCACTTCGCAGCTTGGGAGCAGACGGCGGTGTTCTGCGAAGAGCTCCGCACTGCGTTCCGTTCAGTCAGATCGTAA
- a CDS encoding VOC family protein → MSIQEPNRTAAEKVHDVDMKLEVVVIPVSDVDSAKAFYTGLGWRLDADVSGASGFRVVQVTPPGSPCSVIFGSGVTSAKPGSAQGLHLIVSDIEMAHAALAARGAAMSGVFHDVGGVFHHQDDEGRLAGPHPTRGSYSSFASFSDPDGNGWLFQEVTARLPGRIDATGAAFSSESDLASALRRAAAAHGEHEKRTGGNHDENWPDWYAQYMIAERSGRPLPD, encoded by the coding sequence ATGTCCATCCAGGAACCCAACAGGACTGCCGCAGAGAAGGTGCATGACGTCGACATGAAGCTCGAAGTCGTGGTTATTCCGGTTTCCGACGTCGATAGCGCAAAGGCCTTCTACACCGGGCTTGGCTGGAGGCTGGACGCCGACGTTTCCGGCGCGAGCGGGTTCCGGGTGGTTCAGGTGACGCCGCCTGGCTCGCCGTGCTCGGTGATCTTCGGCAGCGGCGTCACCTCCGCCAAGCCGGGTTCCGCGCAAGGCCTTCATCTGATCGTTTCCGACATCGAGATGGCTCACGCGGCGCTGGCCGCCCGAGGTGCCGCGATGAGCGGTGTCTTTCATGATGTCGGCGGCGTTTTCCATCATCAGGACGACGAGGGTCGTCTTGCCGGACCGCATCCAACTCGCGGGAGCTACTCATCTTTCGCATCGTTCAGCGATCCCGATGGAAACGGCTGGCTCTTCCAGGAGGTGACGGCCAGGCTGCCAGGGCGCATCGACGCCACCGGCGCGGCATTCTCATCGGAGAGCGACCTTGCAAGCGCCTTGCGCCGTGCCGCGGCTGCCCACGGCGAACACGAGAAGCGCACCGGCGGCAATCATGATGAGAACTGGCCGGACTGGTATGCGCAGTACATGATCGCCGAGCGCTCAGGACGGCCGTTGCCCGACTGA
- a CDS encoding isochorismatase family cysteine hydrolase — protein sequence MKPLSYDPNNTGLVVVDPYNDFISEGGKIWPRIKDVAEANNCVPHMQQVLSAARAAKLRIFFAMHHRYREGDYENWKFVAPIQRAAWHRKSFELGTWGGEFRAEFVPAKGEIVASEHWCSSGFANTDLDLQLKRHGIERIIVIGLVAHTCIEATVRFAAELGYDVTVVRDAVADYSHEMMHAALEINMPNYASAIVNTSDVVEALAA from the coding sequence ATGAAACCTCTATCATATGATCCAAATAATACCGGCCTCGTGGTCGTCGACCCCTACAATGACTTCATTTCCGAGGGCGGAAAGATCTGGCCTCGGATCAAGGACGTGGCGGAAGCGAACAACTGCGTGCCACACATGCAGCAGGTCCTGTCCGCAGCGCGTGCTGCGAAGCTTCGCATCTTTTTCGCCATGCATCACCGGTACCGGGAAGGCGATTATGAGAACTGGAAATTCGTGGCGCCGATCCAGCGCGCTGCGTGGCACCGTAAAAGTTTCGAGCTAGGGACCTGGGGCGGAGAATTCCGTGCCGAGTTCGTTCCGGCCAAAGGCGAGATCGTCGCCTCGGAGCACTGGTGTTCAAGCGGATTTGCCAACACCGATCTCGATTTGCAGCTGAAGCGACACGGCATCGAGAGGATCATCGTCATCGGGCTGGTCGCTCACACCTGCATCGAAGCCACTGTCCGCTTTGCCGCCGAACTCGGCTACGACGTCACGGTGGTAAGGGACGCCGTTGCCGACTACTCGCACGAAATGATGCACGCGGCGTTGGAAATCAACATGCCCAACTACGCCAGCGCCATCGTGAATACGAGCGATGTTGTTGAAGCGCTTGCAGCGTGA
- a CDS encoding enoyl-CoA hydratase/isomerase family protein, with translation MTLTSSKRLRPRRALAVVAASSTFLTASAVLMLPALALSGQSPLKPDSTLQSKPGSETPHKSQIKVDRRTPAYWRVTFDNPPFNIFGPETIPQLEKVIADIETDPKLRVVVFDSDVPGFFLTHYNFTPPLEESTSLPSGRTGLHPLPDMLVRLSKAPVVSIALIRGRATGVGSELALASDMRFASREKAILSQWEVGAGFVPGGGPMARLPRLMGRGRALEVLLGSDDINGELAEQYGYVNRSFADDKLDPFVNSLAARISGFDRGAIADTKRLVDFASLPTDPEIGAGWDAFISSVQRPIAQKNIGRLMEMGLQTNPDVESRLGHYTQTLADK, from the coding sequence ATGACACTCACATCATCGAAAAGGTTGCGGCCCCGACGCGCTCTCGCCGTCGTCGCCGCGTCATCCACGTTTCTGACAGCCTCGGCAGTCCTGATGCTGCCGGCGCTTGCGCTCTCCGGCCAGTCGCCACTCAAGCCGGACAGCACGCTACAATCAAAGCCCGGGTCCGAAACACCACACAAATCCCAGATCAAAGTGGACAGGCGGACGCCTGCCTATTGGCGGGTGACATTCGACAACCCTCCGTTCAATATATTCGGTCCGGAGACCATTCCGCAGCTCGAGAAGGTTATCGCCGACATCGAGACCGATCCGAAACTCAGGGTCGTCGTGTTCGACAGCGACGTGCCGGGCTTTTTTCTGACCCATTACAATTTCACGCCGCCTCTGGAGGAGTCGACGAGCCTTCCCTCAGGGCGCACCGGCCTTCATCCGCTTCCCGACATGCTGGTGCGATTGAGCAAGGCGCCGGTCGTATCGATCGCTTTGATCCGTGGGCGCGCCACCGGGGTCGGAAGCGAGCTCGCCCTGGCAAGCGACATGCGCTTTGCGAGCCGGGAAAAGGCCATTCTATCACAATGGGAGGTCGGCGCCGGCTTCGTCCCGGGCGGCGGCCCCATGGCACGGCTTCCCAGGCTGATGGGCCGAGGGCGCGCGCTTGAAGTCCTGCTCGGATCCGACGACATCAACGGCGAACTGGCCGAGCAGTATGGTTACGTGAACCGCTCGTTCGCAGACGACAAGCTCGATCCCTTCGTCAACTCGCTTGCAGCGCGCATCTCTGGATTTGACCGGGGAGCCATCGCGGATACGAAACGGCTGGTCGATTTCGCCAGCCTGCCGACCGACCCGGAAATCGGTGCCGGCTGGGACGCCTTCATTTCTTCGGTCCAGCGCCCCATCGCGCAAAAGAACATCGGCAGGTTGATGGAGATGGGCCTGCAGACGAACCCCGACGTCGAGTCCAGGCTCGGCCATTACACGCAGACTTTGGCCGACAAGTAG
- a CDS encoding RidA family protein, whose translation MVGRDPEGRLQELGIVLPPPPTPFGAYVEAIQSGPLLFLSGMLPVIGHDPVYFGRVGEELSTLQGYDAARTACLSGIAAARSHLGSLNSVRRISKLGVYIATSHAFREHPKVADGASELLLDIFGAERIPPRIVLGVTSIPLGMPVEIELILEIEP comes from the coding sequence ATGGTAGGCCGCGACCCGGAGGGGCGCCTGCAGGAACTGGGGATCGTGCTGCCTCCCCCGCCGACGCCTTTCGGCGCCTATGTCGAGGCGATCCAGTCAGGGCCGCTGCTGTTCCTGAGCGGCATGCTTCCGGTGATTGGCCACGATCCCGTCTACTTCGGGCGGGTCGGCGAGGAGCTATCGACCCTTCAAGGCTATGATGCCGCGCGCACCGCCTGCCTCAGCGGCATCGCGGCCGCGAGGTCGCACCTGGGATCGTTGAACTCGGTTCGTCGTATTTCCAAGCTCGGCGTCTATATCGCGACATCCCACGCGTTCCGCGAACATCCGAAGGTGGCAGACGGCGCCTCCGAGCTTCTGCTCGACATCTTCGGAGCGGAAAGGATTCCGCCGCGTATCGTTCTCGGCGTCACCAGCATCCCGCTCGGAATGCCCGTCGAAATCGAACTCATTCTTGAAATTGAGCCCTAG
- a CDS encoding SDR family NAD(P)-dependent oxidoreductase: MSLHKTVVITGASQGIGAGLVKTFLDKGYNVVGTSRRISETSALERNDRLALIDGDVADPETAERVAQRAVERFGSIDALVNNAGIFVTKPFLDYTIDDFRRLTATNVEGFLHFTKSAVRQMLRQKSGGSVVTITSSLTDHPIAGVTASVPMITKGGLNAITKSLALEFARDNIRVNAVSPGVVDTPLHATNPKDYLKSLSPMGTITAVQEIVDGVVYLTESANITGEVLHVDNGAHLGKW; the protein is encoded by the coding sequence ATGAGCCTGCACAAGACAGTGGTGATCACCGGCGCATCCCAAGGGATCGGCGCCGGCCTCGTGAAGACCTTCCTCGATAAGGGATACAATGTCGTCGGGACGTCGAGACGCATCAGCGAGACGAGCGCGTTGGAGCGCAATGACAGGCTGGCGTTGATCGACGGCGATGTCGCCGATCCGGAGACCGCCGAGCGTGTGGCGCAGCGGGCCGTCGAGCGGTTCGGGTCGATCGACGCGCTGGTCAATAACGCCGGCATCTTCGTCACCAAGCCTTTCCTCGACTACACGATCGATGACTTTCGGCGCCTCACAGCGACCAACGTCGAAGGCTTCCTTCACTTCACCAAGTCCGCTGTCAGGCAGATGCTTCGTCAGAAGTCGGGAGGAAGCGTCGTCACCATCACGTCGTCGTTGACGGATCATCCGATCGCCGGCGTGACGGCGTCCGTGCCGATGATCACGAAAGGCGGCCTCAATGCCATCACCAAGAGCCTGGCGCTGGAATTTGCCAGAGATAACATCCGGGTCAATGCGGTGTCGCCGGGTGTGGTCGATACGCCGCTGCATGCGACGAACCCAAAAGATTATCTCAAATCGCTTTCGCCGATGGGAACGATCACGGCCGTCCAGGAGATCGTCGACGGCGTCGTGTATCTGACCGAGTCAGCGAATATCACTGGGGAGGTGCTGCACGTCGACAACGGCGCACATTTGGGAAAATGGTAG
- a CDS encoding YybH family protein produces MQRHLREITGNEAKTGDGSLDALIEFYRAFNAADMRALEAVWVEGEAPSMDNPIGGIRHGWGAIAEGYSRLFQGQAKVQVVFHDFTSQGGEDWHLFVGRERGRCDTPEEGLDVAFRTTRWFVRRNDVWRQLHHHGSVEDPKMLADYQRLIFGGRAKGSQYQSIADTKV; encoded by the coding sequence ATGCAGAGGCATCTTCGAGAGATAACGGGAAACGAGGCGAAGACCGGCGACGGTTCTCTAGACGCGCTCATAGAGTTCTACAGGGCGTTCAACGCTGCCGACATGAGGGCGCTGGAAGCCGTCTGGGTCGAGGGCGAAGCTCCGAGCATGGACAATCCCATCGGCGGAATCCGACACGGCTGGGGCGCGATTGCCGAGGGGTATTCCAGGCTCTTTCAAGGTCAGGCGAAGGTGCAGGTGGTATTCCACGACTTCACGAGCCAGGGCGGAGAAGACTGGCACCTCTTTGTCGGCCGAGAAAGAGGCCGATGCGACACACCCGAGGAGGGGCTCGATGTCGCCTTTCGCACGACACGCTGGTTCGTTCGAAGGAACGACGTCTGGCGGCAACTCCACCACCACGGTTCGGTCGAAGACCCCAAGATGCTTGCCGACTACCAACGCTTGATTTTTGGGGGCAGGGCGAAGGGAAGCCAATACCAAAGTATCGCCGATACCAAGGTGTAA
- a CDS encoding type 1 glutamine amidotransferase domain-containing protein — protein MKILMVFTSHDILGSTGRKTGFWLEEGAAPYYVFRDAGVELVLASPKAGQPPVDPKSDLPENQTEAMTRFKQDAAAQKDFANTLKLADMRSEDFDAVFYPGGHGPMWDLVDNPDSICLIESFYNSGKPVAAVCHAPGVLHRVTYNGAPIVKGKRVTGFANSEEEEVQLTDVVPFLVEDELKRLGGLYEKAPNWQSFAITDGRLITGQNPASSTAGAQALVKLLAKQSTAGSNAA, from the coding sequence ATGAAGATCCTGATGGTGTTTACGTCCCATGACATTCTTGGCAGCACCGGCCGAAAGACGGGCTTCTGGCTCGAAGAAGGAGCTGCACCCTACTATGTCTTTCGCGATGCCGGCGTTGAACTCGTCCTCGCCTCGCCCAAAGCCGGTCAGCCGCCGGTCGATCCGAAGAGCGATCTGCCGGAAAACCAGACGGAGGCGATGACTCGCTTCAAGCAGGACGCAGCGGCGCAGAAGGATTTCGCCAACACCTTGAAGCTGGCGGACATGCGCTCGGAGGACTTCGACGCGGTATTCTATCCGGGCGGCCACGGACCGATGTGGGATCTGGTCGACAACCCGGATTCGATCTGCCTGATCGAGTCCTTCTATAATTCCGGTAAGCCGGTTGCCGCCGTCTGCCATGCACCTGGGGTGCTGCATCGGGTGACATATAACGGCGCGCCGATCGTCAAAGGTAAACGCGTCACAGGGTTTGCGAACAGCGAAGAGGAAGAGGTTCAACTCACCGACGTTGTGCCGTTCCTGGTCGAAGATGAATTGAAGCGGCTCGGCGGACTCTATGAAAAAGCGCCGAACTGGCAGAGCTTCGCCATTACGGACGGCCGGTTGATCACCGGACAGAACCCGGCTTCTTCGACTGCCGGGGCGCAGGCCCTGGTCAAACTACTCGCCAAGCAGTCTACGGCCGGTTCGAATGCTGCGTGA